The following is a genomic window from Sporosarcina jeotgali.
AGCATCACGGCGCGTACCGCACAAAGGGATTTAAATGTCCTGGAGTATAATGACCTCATTACGAGTCCGGTTCGTGGCCAATGGACAACGACAGCAAGAAAAGTGAAATTGCCTTCTTAACGCTTATCTAAGGCCGCCCAGCCTCAAAAAAAGGGCTGAATTGCTCCAAGCAATTCAGCCTTTTTTTCGTGGATCTAAATCGTTCAGTTCCTGTTCTGTCAGTTCACGATAATGTCCCAGCGGAAGCGACTCATCTAACGACAAGTTCCCCATCGATAATCGTTTTAGATACACCACTTGTTTATCAACCGCTTCAAACATCCTTTTCACTTGATGAAATTTCCCTTCTGTAATCGTCAGTTCAATTTCTGATATAGGTCCTGAAACGAGTATATTAAGAATTCCTGGCTTTGTATGGAATCCATCTTCAAGAGTGACACCATTTGAAAAAGCAATAGTATCCTCTTCCGTTACTACACCATCGATTTTCGCAAAGTACGTTTTAGGAATATCCTTTTTCGGTGACAGGAGCTCATGTGTAAGCTTACCGTCATTTGTAATCAGCAGAAGTCCTTCAGTATCTTTA
Proteins encoded in this region:
- a CDS encoding pseudouridine synthase; protein product: MRLDKLLGNNGFGTRKDVKQLVRKGTVRVNGVTEKDPGAHVNPEKDSVDVLGEPVIHQEFIYIMMNKPPGVISATEDKWDQTVIDLLSENEQRFEPFPVGRLDKDTEGLLLITNDGKLTHELLSPKKDIPKTYFAKIDGVVTEEDTIAFSNGVTLEDGFHTKPGILNILVSGPISEIELTITEGKFHQVKRMFEAVDKQVVYLKRLSMGNLSLDESLPLGHYRELTEQELNDLDPRKKG
- a CDS encoding DeoR family transcriptional regulator is translated as MNPATDRMLTRIKDVYLYIYGNGTVTTENVVQEFSITARTAQRDLNVLEYNDLITSPVRGQWTTTARKVKLPS